One segment of Candidatus Woesearchaeota archaeon DNA contains the following:
- the amrB gene encoding AmmeMemoRadiSam system protein B, translating into MIRKPYVAEQFYSDDFAELNDQVKNCFIKKNGPGEFSLNTRSKNIKAVIVPHAGYAYSGPCAAWAFKELGETKFPDTIIILGVNHSNNLTCCSDLDWETPFGMVKPDSEFIQKLSEENIPIENQDHEFEHSIEVQLPFLQFISKDYLKKLRIAPILIGDSNVSEIASKIFAAITSLNSNLKENRNFLIIVSSDFTHYGRNYRYIPFETGIKERVKEFDMNYIEAIKKMDSNLFLSEVNKKMGTVCGQFAIATMMELLQKLNPNQKINVSLLQYYSSGDIIGDFKNSVSYAALKFE; encoded by the coding sequence ATGATTAGAAAACCCTATGTTGCAGAACAATTTTATTCTGATGATTTTGCAGAATTAAATGATCAGGTAAAGAATTGTTTTATTAAAAAAAATGGTCCGGGAGAATTTTCATTAAATACTCGATCTAAAAATATCAAAGCAGTTATTGTCCCTCATGCGGGTTATGCATATTCTGGCCCTTGCGCTGCATGGGCATTTAAAGAACTAGGTGAAACAAAATTTCCAGATACAATAATTATTTTAGGAGTTAATCACAGCAATAACTTAACTTGTTGTTCTGATCTTGATTGGGAAACTCCTTTTGGAATGGTCAAACCAGATTCAGAGTTTATTCAAAAATTATCAGAAGAGAATATACCAATAGAAAATCAAGATCATGAATTCGAACACTCAATTGAGGTTCAACTTCCATTTCTCCAATTTATTTCTAAAGATTATCTTAAAAAATTAAGAATTGCGCCAATTCTTATTGGAGATTCAAATGTTTCAGAAATCGCAAGCAAAATATTTGCAGCAATAACTAGTCTTAATTCTAACCTTAAAGAAAACCGAAATTTTCTAATTATAGTTTCTTCTGATTTCACTCATTATGGAAGAAATTATAGATATATCCCATTTGAAACGGGAATAAAAGAAAGAGTTAAAGAATTCGATATGAATTATATTGAAGCAATTAAAAAAATGGATTCTAATTTATTTTTATCTGAAGTCAATAAAAAAATGGGAACTGTATGTGGTCAATTTGCGATTGCTACAATGATGGAATTATTACAAAAACTAAATCCCAATCAAAAAATTAATGTATCTTTACTCCAATATTATTCTAGCGGAGATATTATAGGGGATTTTAAGAATTCTGTAAGCTATGCAGCATTAAAATTTGAATAA
- a CDS encoding S8 family serine peptidase, whose amino-acid sequence MVKRGERLGTLLLVLVLFSILLSSVVYSVDVDSEVITQLDLKDEVEVIVVLTDEGLAGTESIEEIVQKISDKGINDFSDKSQDQIDQELQLMRKDLDLELDKRSQEVKAIQKEVLKDLDAKDESVEVIPEKYDGEEKIIEFKEKTNQDDNFALKLTKGTLTEKIELNAPVELSQEDDSKKSNVVVDQKNELVNSFSGKVTKAGLEKLKNHNLVEKVIYNKAFLSTQLTDSVDLINATPVWDLALEQTQIKGSGETVCVIDTGIDYTHDALGGCDIETVTLTGSQEVHSLESDHPYSHQSNLMWQINKSGFTNISVHFTYLDLEPGYDYVKIYDGEGTLVKSYTGEHEDVWTPHVEGDTLFVELTSDEAVNADGFVINLVRDGTVAIDYNWSGCKVLAGYDFRNKDENPMDDNGHGTHCAGIVASEDETYMGVAPDANLVALKVLPSSGNGGTVGDLDSAIEWCVNNAAEYNISVITMSLGGLKYANSCDSELAFASTVQVVSLAKAAGITVFAASGNDNYDDGISYPACLSDVISIGNTNKDDEVHTGGGGSNSANILDLLAPGTSIRSTYLNGGFSTLSGTSMATPHVAGAAALMKQFGRLQGTINMTPTVIKDTFNSTGAGIVDSRNGLNKSRINVLTALLSLDNVPPLFIDPQTTDDSPVIGEEVNFTITVHDLNLQKYVFSWNESGEWVNDSEQIISGSETTLFSTKTISLEDGTIGWRYHAQDLTGAWLASNISTIKVNTKPIFLELNIDSSDLLNRTNGSLIFDYEYLDNETDSITDSYAKWYLNNSEQVSLENSSSILFGNTTKADVWTLSLKLFDGDFWSEWQNATITIENAAPQIATLSDIIFSDDSIYELNLSGAVSDLDEDSMVISSSTPANVTVVINQTNKLVSFTPQANFSGINTIQFNVTDGEIITQSNVVTINVTDNNTPPVATLIPNQSWSQNENLTLNLSLYFTDVDGGIVSYSSSAVSNITIAINDDTGIATLNPDSEFIGAREVIFYAQDNKGQQTGSNLVVLTLLDGTAPVVNLFSPINNSNSSAVPITFNFSVSDNYASSLNCSLFVNDSNSGQSVIATTTGYNQINNTLATGNYNWAINCSDGINSGISSDNIINVDRTAPVVTLISPANLTRLSSDTTDITFKFTDSSATANCSLYVGTTKEVTNASVLNNTNTTFEDVEIDSDGLITWNVTCEDIQGNSGGKSSKLYVPESFETQPGLIFVEDIPRTIPAVDDLTLTVRLKDTILGDINTSFFDVNPTSVATSSANEFPAVDIDKFVRIESSSTVDENIDWAYFEIEYSNSDLDDDINESSIKIYYANETSGEWQLEENSGVNTTENYAWANVTHFSVFTLGASEDDDSDDSDDDSSAGAGGAGTGSADTTSDTINIVPTPGGATVTVVKDKVLNLVLSDGTYSFTVISVSATKAYLKSVSKNKVVVLYLNTPIGFDVGTDGQNDITFILTALASGQATIKTKLGDATINSLSSQTESNSSNSSSTTQASSSTTNKDGSPALSASGESKSATPTTKGKQVNHFKPDEISGNAVKDEKEDLNSKEKNETEKKEEKPKKDIMGIFAGKNIWYFLIGFMLIVFVVAIDLFALSGPKKPKGPGKSGNSSRRSKVSSVSVTKSPNNISAVNSNPSNSVRPMGVSLNGQGKTGFKKSFSPMTEKLKNLYSSFKFSTVSGSVASSANSNSNVSTVALDSGVEGLPISEKQKSEGDASSSLLGSETEHSVVIEPEISNQSKLTNFLRRFKWTSSDKHQSTLESFETNPGMSKKDKNPQKTLKNSWFKQKVNIVEPIPPVKSEKMVNSLSSEPLSGDYIQTQNIYDATKSTSSVGNVDSGYDDYSEIAQSSSAVKLVNINTAKEDNKINSLFRELHEHNETSSIHHEPVSSEEVSEFKNKLLSSASTQSNFQTNSSTVQLKPSLNLNY is encoded by the coding sequence ATGGTGAAAAGAGGAGAACGATTAGGTACGTTACTACTAGTCTTAGTTTTATTTTCTATTTTATTGTCTTCTGTTGTTTATTCTGTTGATGTTGATTCGGAAGTCATAACCCAATTAGATCTTAAAGATGAAGTTGAAGTCATTGTAGTTTTAACTGATGAGGGTTTAGCAGGGACGGAATCTATTGAGGAGATTGTTCAAAAAATATCTGATAAAGGAATTAATGATTTTTCAGATAAATCTCAAGATCAAATCGATCAAGAATTACAATTGATGCGAAAAGATCTGGATTTAGAATTAGATAAAAGAAGTCAAGAAGTAAAAGCAATACAAAAAGAAGTTCTTAAGGATCTCGATGCTAAAGATGAATCTGTTGAAGTTATCCCTGAAAAGTATGATGGCGAAGAAAAGATTATTGAATTTAAAGAAAAAACTAATCAAGATGATAATTTTGCATTAAAACTTACTAAAGGAACATTAACTGAGAAGATTGAATTAAACGCACCAGTTGAGTTAAGCCAAGAAGATGATTCAAAAAAATCCAATGTTGTTGTAGATCAAAAAAATGAACTGGTAAATTCATTTTCTGGAAAAGTAACTAAAGCAGGACTTGAAAAATTAAAAAATCATAATTTAGTTGAAAAAGTAATATACAATAAAGCGTTTTTATCAACTCAATTAACAGATAGTGTTGATTTGATTAATGCAACTCCAGTTTGGGATTTAGCACTTGAACAAACTCAAATAAAAGGAAGTGGTGAAACAGTTTGTGTTATTGATACTGGAATAGATTATACTCATGACGCGTTAGGTGGGTGTGATATCGAAACTGTTACTTTAACTGGAAGTCAAGAAGTTCATTCACTCGAATCAGATCATCCTTATTCTCATCAATCAAATTTAATGTGGCAAATTAATAAATCTGGTTTTACTAATATTTCTGTACATTTTACTTATCTTGATTTGGAGCCGGGATATGATTATGTAAAAATATATGATGGAGAGGGAACTCTTGTAAAATCATATACTGGGGAGCATGAAGATGTTTGGACTCCTCATGTTGAGGGAGATACTCTGTTTGTAGAATTAACATCTGATGAAGCAGTAAATGCTGATGGATTTGTGATTAATTTAGTTCGTGATGGAACGGTTGCAATTGATTATAATTGGAGTGGTTGTAAAGTTTTAGCAGGGTATGATTTTAGAAATAAAGATGAAAATCCTATGGATGATAATGGCCATGGAACTCATTGTGCAGGAATTGTAGCCTCAGAAGATGAAACATATATGGGTGTTGCGCCAGATGCAAATTTAGTTGCATTAAAAGTTCTTCCTTCAAGTGGGAATGGTGGGACTGTTGGAGATTTAGACTCTGCAATTGAATGGTGTGTTAATAATGCTGCAGAATATAATATTTCAGTAATTACTATGAGTCTGGGTGGTTTAAAATATGCTAATTCTTGTGACTCTGAACTTGCATTTGCATCTACAGTTCAAGTAGTAAGTTTAGCAAAAGCTGCAGGGATAACTGTTTTTGCAGCATCTGGAAATGATAATTATGATGATGGAATTTCTTATCCTGCATGTTTATCTGATGTAATTTCAATTGGAAATACTAACAAAGATGATGAAGTACATACTGGTGGTGGTGGATCTAACAGCGCAAATATTTTAGATTTACTTGCGCCTGGAACTTCAATAAGGTCAACATACTTAAATGGGGGATTTTCAACTTTAAGTGGTACTAGTATGGCAACACCTCACGTTGCAGGAGCTGCAGCTCTTATGAAACAATTTGGCAGATTACAAGGAACAATAAACATGACGCCTACGGTTATTAAAGATACTTTTAATTCTACTGGGGCTGGAATTGTTGATTCCCGAAATGGACTTAATAAATCAAGAATAAATGTTTTAACTGCATTACTTTCGTTAGATAATGTCCCTCCGTTATTTATTGATCCACAAACAACAGATGATTCTCCAGTTATTGGTGAAGAAGTTAATTTTACAATTACAGTTCATGATTTAAACTTGCAAAAATATGTTTTTTCTTGGAATGAATCAGGTGAGTGGGTTAATGATAGTGAACAAATAATTAGTGGGAGTGAAACTACTTTATTCTCAACAAAAACAATTAGCTTGGAAGATGGAACTATTGGGTGGAGATATCATGCACAAGATTTAACTGGAGCATGGCTTGCATCAAATATTTCAACAATTAAAGTTAATACTAAACCGATATTTCTCGAATTAAATATTGATTCTTCAGATTTGCTTAATAGAACAAATGGATCTTTAATATTTGATTATGAATATTTAGATAATGAAACTGATTCGATAACTGATTCTTATGCAAAATGGTATTTAAATAATTCTGAACAAGTTAGTTTAGAAAACAGTTCATCTATTTTATTTGGAAATACCACCAAAGCGGATGTTTGGACATTAAGTTTAAAATTATTTGATGGAGATTTTTGGAGTGAATGGCAAAATGCAACAATTACAATTGAAAATGCTGCTCCGCAAATAGCAACATTAAGTGATATTATTTTTTCAGATGATTCAATATATGAATTAAATTTAAGTGGTGCAGTAAGTGATTTAGATGAAGACTCAATGGTTATTAGTTCATCCACTCCTGCGAATGTTACTGTAGTTATTAATCAAACAAATAAATTAGTTTCATTTACTCCGCAAGCAAATTTTTCAGGAATAAATACAATACAATTTAATGTAACTGACGGAGAAATAATAACTCAAAGTAATGTTGTAACAATTAATGTAACTGATAATAATACTCCTCCTGTAGCAACACTCATACCTAATCAAAGTTGGTCTCAAAATGAAAACTTAACACTTAATTTATCATTATACTTTACTGATGTTGATGGCGGAATTGTGAGTTATAGTAGTTCTGCAGTATCTAATATAACTATTGCAATAAATGATGATACTGGAATTGCAACTCTTAACCCTGACTCAGAATTTATTGGTGCTCGCGAAGTAATATTTTATGCACAAGATAATAAAGGACAACAAACAGGTTCAAACTTAGTTGTGTTAACTTTGTTAGATGGCACTGCTCCCGTTGTAAATTTGTTTAGTCCAATTAATAATTCTAATAGTTCTGCAGTACCAATTACATTTAATTTTTCAGTAAGTGATAATTACGCTTCAAGTTTAAATTGTAGTTTGTTTGTGAATGATTCTAATTCAGGACAAAGTGTTATTGCAACAACTACCGGATATAATCAAATAAATAATACTCTAGCAACTGGAAATTATAATTGGGCAATAAATTGCAGTGATGGAATAAATTCAGGAATTAGTTCTGATAATATTATTAATGTAGATCGAACAGCTCCAGTTGTAACATTAATTAGTCCTGCTAATTTAACTAGGTTATCTTCTGATACTACTGATATCACTTTTAAATTTACTGATTCTTCTGCTACTGCTAATTGTAGCTTATATGTTGGAACGACGAAGGAAGTAACAAATGCTAGTGTATTAAATAATACTAATACTACTTTTGAAGATGTCGAAATTGACTCTGATGGACTCATAACTTGGAATGTAACTTGTGAAGATATTCAAGGAAATTCTGGAGGAAAATCAAGTAAATTATATGTTCCAGAATCATTTGAAACTCAACCTGGACTCATATTTGTTGAAGATATTCCTAGAACCATACCTGCAGTAGATGATTTAACTTTAACTGTTCGTTTAAAAGATACTATTTTAGGCGATATTAATACTTCCTTTTTTGATGTGAATCCCACTAGTGTTGCAACATCTTCTGCTAATGAATTTCCTGCAGTTGATATTGATAAATTTGTACGAATTGAGTCAAGTTCAACAGTTGATGAAAATATCGATTGGGCTTATTTTGAAATTGAATATTCTAATTCAGACCTTGATGATGACATAAATGAAAGTTCAATTAAAATTTATTATGCAAATGAAACTAGTGGGGAATGGCAATTAGAAGAAAATAGTGGAGTTAATACAACTGAAAATTATGCTTGGGCAAATGTCACTCATTTTTCTGTTTTTACTCTTGGTGCTAGTGAAGATGATGATTCAGATGATTCTGACGATGATTCTTCTGCGGGGGCAGGTGGTGCGGGGACAGGATCTGCAGATACAACTAGTGATACAATAAACATTGTTCCTACTCCTGGTGGTGCCACTGTAACTGTTGTAAAAGATAAAGTTTTAAATTTAGTATTGTCTGATGGGACATATTCGTTTACAGTAATATCTGTTAGTGCAACAAAAGCATATTTGAAATCAGTATCTAAAAATAAAGTTGTAGTATTATATTTGAATACTCCAATTGGATTTGATGTTGGAACTGATGGGCAAAATGATATTACTTTTATTTTAACTGCTCTTGCAAGTGGCCAGGCAACAATTAAAACCAAATTAGGCGATGCAACAATTAATTCTTTAAGCAGTCAAACCGAATCTAATTCGAGTAATTCAAGTTCAACCACTCAAGCTTCAAGTTCAACTACTAATAAAGATGGATCTCCTGCGTTAAGTGCATCTGGAGAATCTAAATCTGCAACTCCTACAACGAAAGGAAAACAAGTTAATCATTTTAAACCAGATGAGATCTCAGGCAATGCAGTAAAAGATGAGAAAGAAGATTTAAATTCAAAAGAAAAAAACGAAACTGAGAAAAAAGAAGAAAAACCTAAAAAAGATATTATGGGCATTTTTGCGGGTAAAAATATTTGGTATTTTTTAATTGGGTTTATGTTAATAGTATTTGTTGTTGCTATTGATTTATTCGCATTATCAGGGCCAAAGAAGCCTAAAGGTCCAGGTAAGAGTGGCAATAGTTCTCGACGAAGTAAGGTTTCTTCTGTATCTGTAACTAAATCTCCAAATAATATTTCTGCTGTAAATTCTAATCCTTCTAATAGTGTTAGGCCAATGGGTGTTAGTTTAAATGGGCAGGGCAAAACTGGATTTAAAAAAAGTTTTTCACCTATGACTGAAAAATTAAAAAATCTTTATTCCTCATTTAAATTTTCTACAGTATCTGGGTCAGTAGCTAGTTCTGCTAATTCCAACTCTAATGTTTCAACAGTTGCTTTAGATTCTGGTGTTGAAGGGTTACCCATTTCTGAAAAACAAAAATCTGAAGGTGATGCTTCTAGTTCTTTATTGGGTTCTGAAACTGAACATTCAGTAGTAATTGAACCTGAGATTAGTAATCAAAGTAAACTTACAAATTTTTTAAGACGATTTAAGTGGACTAGTTCAGATAAACATCAATCAACATTGGAATCATTTGAAACAAATCCTGGGATGTCTAAAAAAGATAAAAATCCACAAAAAACTTTAAAAAATAGTTGGTTTAAACAAAAAGTAAATATTGTTGAACCAATACCTCCTGTTAAATCCGAAAAAATGGTTAATTCTTTATCTTCTGAACCGTTATCTGGAGATTATATTCAAACTCAAAATATTTATGATGCAACAAAATCCACAAGTTCTGTTGGTAATGTTGATTCTGGTTATGATGATTATTCCGAAATAGCACAATCTAGTTCTGCTGTTAAATTAGTAAATATAAATACTGCAAAAGAAGATAATAAAATAAATTCTTTATTTAGAGAATTACATGAGCATAATGAAACATCAAGTATTCATCATGAACCCGTATCCTCTGAAGAAGTAAGTGAATTTAAGAATAAATTATTATCGAGTGCATCTACTCAGTCTAATTTTCAAACTAATTCTTCTACGGTACAATTAAAACCTTCTTTGAATCTGAATTATTAA
- a CDS encoding terpene cyclase/mutase family protein: protein MNKLQIQSKLSLSKEIKKALSNAQNHILNEQSENGSWNLKQGSKINGPEFYFSPIIVTALAIKSLVLLKIRTPEQINKGIYFLYSQKLDNTTLVDLFAYQLAGLQYSNCPIIEKKKNKILNIILNKQDSKGFWPSFPKTSNLTNFCVVSTLKKFICDGALTKMKQWLLKNKAKDNIGWGFNENSTQSQVSFTAGAIRVLLYCGEKHSSNEIIIAKKFILENQLPCGGWHSSDLTHSDSATSYGTASTLVALMLCMNNPINEKIEKGIKCLLNMQNKDGGWPLTHGEESQMYTTFYAIQALTYFVYLQDELKKKELKNILETDLCPEFTHYLLARFSEDLKTRYKNSYKNLLVEKSIATTKQAAKRRFQILKILEEKGALDTAEIIDELKQDAEYRHLHKRSHIAQIKNDVVAMMNLGLIYEERRKYYAVIKI, encoded by the coding sequence ATGAATAAACTTCAAATACAATCCAAACTAAGTTTATCTAAAGAAATAAAAAAAGCATTATCTAATGCTCAAAATCACATATTAAACGAACAATCTGAAAATGGATCTTGGAACCTTAAACAAGGTAGCAAAATTAATGGACCTGAATTCTATTTTTCACCAATTATTGTAACCGCACTTGCAATTAAAAGTTTAGTATTATTAAAAATAAGAACTCCTGAACAAATAAATAAAGGAATTTATTTTTTGTATTCACAAAAATTAGATAATACCACCCTTGTTGATTTATTTGCATATCAATTAGCAGGATTACAATATTCTAATTGCCCAATTATTGAAAAAAAGAAAAATAAAATATTAAATATTATTTTAAACAAACAAGATTCAAAAGGTTTTTGGCCTTCATTTCCAAAAACATCTAATCTAACTAATTTTTGCGTGGTATCAACATTAAAAAAATTTATTTGTGATGGTGCACTTACCAAAATGAAACAATGGCTTTTGAAAAATAAAGCAAAAGACAATATCGGCTGGGGCTTTAATGAAAATTCCACTCAATCTCAAGTTTCATTTACTGCAGGAGCAATAAGAGTTTTATTATATTGTGGAGAAAAACATTCTTCAAACGAAATAATTATTGCAAAAAAATTCATTTTAGAAAATCAATTACCTTGCGGAGGCTGGCATTCTTCAGATCTAACTCATTCAGATTCTGCAACTAGTTATGGCACTGCATCAACTCTAGTCGCATTAATGCTTTGCATGAATAATCCAATTAATGAAAAAATAGAAAAAGGTATCAAGTGTTTATTAAATATGCAAAATAAAGATGGAGGTTGGCCACTTACTCACGGAGAAGAAAGTCAAATGTATACTACATTCTATGCAATTCAAGCACTCACCTATTTTGTTTATTTACAAGACGAACTTAAAAAGAAAGAACTTAAAAATATTTTAGAAACAGATCTCTGTCCTGAATTCACCCATTATTTATTAGCTAGATTTTCAGAAGATCTAAAAACACGTTACAAAAACTCATACAAAAATTTATTAGTTGAAAAATCAATTGCAACAACTAAACAAGCAGCAAAAAGAAGATTTCAAATTCTTAAAATTCTAGAAGAAAAAGGTGCTCTAGATACCGCAGAAATTATTGATGAACTAAAACAAGACGCAGAATATAGACATTTACATAAAAGATCCCACATTGCCCAAATAAAAAATGATGTCGTTGCAATGATGAATTTAGGATTAATTTATGAAGAAAGAAGAAAATATTATGCAGTTATAAAAATATAA
- the topA gene encoding DNA topoisomerase I codes for MSAKYELIICEKPTAAKKIAEALADGKAIRENANGVPYFLVTHGSQDIVVCSALGHLYGLAEKNKGKWDYPVFDIEWKPASETQKGSSPSKKFITLLRKLGKNADKFTVATDYDIEGEVIGHNVIKYALKQDDANRMKFSTLTKKALIDSYENKNKTINWGQANAGETRHFLDWMYGINVSRALTLSIKAASGMYKILSSGRVQGPALKIIVDRELDIKAFIPVPYWQIELNGNTKLKEPLISWHKEDKFWEKPKADEAMAKTQNQKEAIVDSIDTKEFNQQPPTPFDLTSLQIEAYRTLKIPPKRTLELAQSLYIAGLISYPRTSSQKLPKELNLKSIIQSLKSQPNYTELCMQLLKTDLKPNEGTKSDPAHPAIHPTGEVGNLTGKDFDLYDLIVRRFLACFAEPAIRQTIKAILNVNTELFVTKGTTTIKKGWHVFYGKYANFKEEELPKFTKGDIIDISKIELHSKETTPPKRYTQASIIKELEKNGLGTKSTRATIVDNLFQRGYVKSKSIEATDLGIKTIATLKKFCPDIINVDLTRNFELEMEQIREEKKRKEDVLDDAKKILTKILEQFRKNEKDIGKELSDATKQTSKAMARVGECPVCNEGTLEIRRGKFGNFVACDSYPECKTTFSLPAGALFKGADKDCESCKYPLIQVIRKAKRPQELCINPDCPSKALSKEEEQSKGELENTPCPKCKEGKLLLRKSIYGAFYGCDKYPKCKFLQGIGEDQETALKKAIAREANQAKFAKKKTTKKKTTKKKTVKKKTVKKTTKKKTVTKKTIKK; via the coding sequence ATGAGTGCAAAATATGAATTAATCATTTGTGAAAAGCCAACCGCAGCTAAAAAGATTGCAGAGGCGCTAGCAGATGGAAAAGCAATTAGAGAGAATGCAAATGGCGTTCCTTATTTTCTTGTAACTCATGGTTCTCAAGACATTGTTGTTTGTTCAGCATTAGGTCATTTGTATGGTTTAGCTGAAAAAAATAAAGGTAAATGGGATTATCCTGTTTTTGATATTGAATGGAAACCTGCATCTGAAACTCAAAAAGGTAGTTCTCCTTCAAAAAAATTCATAACATTACTGCGAAAGCTTGGAAAAAATGCAGATAAATTTACAGTTGCAACAGATTATGATATTGAAGGAGAAGTTATTGGACATAATGTAATTAAATATGCATTAAAACAAGATGATGCTAATCGAATGAAATTCTCCACATTAACAAAAAAAGCACTTATTGATTCATATGAAAATAAAAATAAAACAATTAATTGGGGTCAAGCAAACGCAGGTGAAACTCGTCACTTTCTTGATTGGATGTATGGTATAAATGTCAGTCGAGCACTAACATTATCAATAAAAGCAGCATCCGGAATGTATAAAATTTTATCTTCAGGTCGTGTTCAAGGTCCAGCACTAAAAATCATTGTTGATCGTGAATTAGATATTAAAGCATTTATTCCAGTCCCATATTGGCAAATTGAATTAAATGGAAATACTAAATTAAAAGAACCATTAATTTCTTGGCATAAAGAAGATAAATTTTGGGAAAAACCAAAAGCAGACGAAGCTATGGCAAAAACTCAAAATCAAAAAGAAGCAATTGTAGATTCAATTGATACAAAAGAGTTCAACCAACAACCACCAACACCATTTGATTTAACTTCACTTCAAATCGAAGCTTATCGTACATTAAAAATTCCACCTAAAAGAACACTTGAATTAGCTCAAAGTTTATACATAGCAGGTTTGATTTCTTATCCAAGAACATCATCCCAAAAACTTCCAAAAGAACTTAATTTAAAATCAATTATTCAAAGTTTAAAAAGTCAACCAAATTACACTGAATTATGTATGCAACTTCTAAAAACTGATTTAAAACCAAATGAAGGTACAAAATCAGATCCAGCCCATCCAGCAATTCATCCAACAGGAGAAGTTGGAAACCTAACTGGTAAAGATTTTGATTTATACGATTTAATTGTTCGACGATTCCTCGCATGTTTTGCAGAACCTGCAATTAGACAAACAATTAAAGCAATTTTAAATGTTAATACTGAATTATTTGTAACTAAAGGAACAACAACAATAAAAAAAGGATGGCACGTATTTTATGGAAAATATGCTAATTTTAAAGAAGAAGAACTTCCTAAATTTACAAAAGGAGACATTATTGACATATCCAAAATTGAACTGCATTCTAAAGAAACTACTCCCCCTAAACGTTACACTCAAGCGTCAATAATTAAAGAACTTGAGAAAAATGGACTTGGTACAAAATCTACCAGAGCAACTATTGTTGATAACTTATTTCAAAGAGGATATGTGAAAAGCAAATCTATTGAAGCAACAGATTTAGGAATTAAAACTATTGCAACTTTGAAAAAATTCTGTCCAGATATTATTAATGTAGATCTTACAAGAAATTTTGAACTTGAAATGGAACAAATTCGTGAAGAAAAAAAACGAAAAGAAGATGTTTTAGATGATGCAAAAAAAATTCTTACTAAAATACTCGAACAATTCAGAAAAAATGAAAAAGATATTGGTAAAGAATTAAGTGATGCAACCAAACAAACATCAAAAGCAATGGCGCGCGTTGGCGAATGTCCAGTTTGTAATGAAGGAACTCTTGAAATTAGACGAGGTAAATTTGGTAACTTTGTTGCATGCGATTCATATCCTGAATGTAAAACTACATTTTCCTTGCCTGCAGGAGCATTATTCAAAGGCGCAGACAAAGATTGCGAAAGTTGTAAATACCCATTAATTCAAGTTATTAGAAAAGCAAAAAGACCTCAAGAATTATGTATTAATCCTGATTGCCCTTCAAAAGCATTAAGTAAAGAAGAAGAGCAAAGTAAAGGAGAACTAGAAAATACTCCTTGTCCAAAATGCAAAGAAGGAAAATTACTTTTAAGAAAATCTATTTATGGTGCATTTTATGGTTGTGATAAATATCCTAAATGTAAGTTCCTTCAAGGAATTGGAGAAGATCAAGAAACTGCACTCAAAAAAGCTATTGCACGCGAAGCTAATCAAGCAAAGTTTGCAAAGAAAAAAACTACTAAAAAGAAAACTACCAAGAAAAAAACTGTGAAAAAGAAGACAGTTAAAAAAACAACTAAAAAGAAAACTGTTACAAAAAAAACAATAAAAAAATAA